The DNA segment ATATCCTTTCCATCGAGGAGGATCCTTCCGCTGTCCGGCGTTTCGAAGCCCGCCGCCATCCGCAGCAGGGTGGTCTTCCCGCACCCCGACGGACCGAGCAGGGAGAAGCTCTCCCCCTTGCCGATCTCCAGCGTCACATCGGCAACGGCGGTGAACGAGCCGAAGCGGCGGGTGACGTTCTCGAAGATCAGGTGGCCGGGCATTTTATGCGGGTAATGCAGCAGATTCCGCTCCCGCTGGAAACCTGGTTTTTGATAGGAGGTTGGGATGGGCCAGAAAGGATGGTATTCGCGGGGTTATCTGCCGCATCTGGATGTGGTTGGGGAGATCCAGGCGGTGACGTTCCGGCTGGGTGATGCTCTTCCTTCATCGATCATTGAGAGATGGCGGAAGGAAATCGCTGGGAGCGCTGGTCTCCAGACCGGCGAAAGTGAGGCCGAAAGACGCCGGTCTGGAGACCAGCGCTCCCAGCGTCTCAGGCTGCTCATCGCCCGGCATGAGGACGCGGGCCATGGCAATTGCATACTGAGGGATCCCGCATGCGCTTTGATCGTCCAGAATGCGCTGCTGTTCTTCGATAACGAGCGCTACCGGCTGATGGAGTGGTGCATCATGCCCAATCACGTGCATGTCCTGATAAAGACCATGGAAGGATACTCACTCGACCAGATCGTAAGAAGCTGGAAAGGATTCACCGCTAGGAAAATCAACGGACTGAAGGGTCTCACCGGCACGCTCTGGCAGAGAGAATACCATGACCGCTACATCCGCGATCTGGACCACCTGGCGAATGCACGGCTCTACATCAGGAACAATCCCGTGAAAGCCGGGTTATGTGGAAAGCCGGAGGAGTGGCCGTGGGGCAGCGCCGGATTCTCCGGTCATGAGCCGGTCTGAAGACCGGCGCTCCCGGCGATGGTTTCCAGTTCCTCCCACCGCGCGTAGATGGCGGCGGTCTTCGCTTTTGCGGCGTCGAGCTTCTCCACCAGGGCGGGGATGTCGTTGAAGTTCTTTGCCTGGAACTCCGGGTCATTGAGTTGGGCTTCCAGTGCGGAGACGTCCTCCTCGGCGGCGAGAATGGTGTCTTCGATCGACTCCAGTTCCTTCCGTTCCGCCAGCGTCAGTTTGCGGGGTTTTCCGGAGGAGGCGGCTGCTTTCTGTTTCGAGGCGGTGAGCTGGGCGTAGGCCGCGGCCTGGGCGCGCTGGGCGGCTTCGCGGGCCTGCCGTTTTTCCAGGTAGTAGGAATAGTTCCCCGCCTGGACGGTCACGCCGTCATCCTCGAAGGAGATGATCTGGTCGCAGATGCGGTCGAGGAAGTAGCGGTCGTGGGAAACGACGAGCACCGAGCCGTCGAAGTCCGCCAGCGCTTCCTCCAGCATCCGCAGCGACTGGAGGTCGAGGTCGTTGGTCGGCTCGTCGAGGACGATGAGGTTGCCGCCGTTCTTCAGAACCTTCGCGAGCATCAGGCGCGCGCGTTCACCGCCGGAGAGGAGATCGACGCGCTCGTTGATGCGCTGGTCGTTGAAAAGGAAGCGGCGCAGGTAGGAGCGGGCACCGAGTGTCTGGTTGCCGAACTGGACCTTCTCGTTGCCGTCCGAAATCTCATCGAGCAGGGAGCCGGTGCCATCGAGCTGCATGCGCGTCTGGTCGATGTAGTTCACCTTCACGCGCTTGCCGGTTTCCGCGCTGCCTTCGGTGGGCTGGATCTGGCCGAGGCAGAGCTTGAGCAAGGTGGTTTTGCCCACACCGTTGCGGCCGACGATGCCGGTGCACTGGCCGGGGCGGAGCGAGAAGTCGAGGTGGCGGAACAACCAACGGGGGTGTGCGGCGGTGCCCACGTTGACGCCCGCGCCTTCCAACTCGACGACGACATTTCCGAGATCGGGAGCAGGCGGAATGAGCAGGTCCATTTCCCGTTCCTCGGGCGGTGCCTCCAGCCCTTCGATGGCATAGAACTGGTCCATCCGGTGGCGGGACTTCGTGCCGCGTGCCTTCACGCCGGAGCGCACCCACTCCAGCTCCGTGCGGAGGAACCGCTGGCGGCGGCGCTCCGTCTGTTCCGCGATTTGCTGGCGCACCGCCTTCGACTCCAGATAGGCGGTGTAGTTGCCGGGATGGGAGTAGGCCTTGCCGTTGTCGATCTCGATGATGCGGGTGGCGATCACATCGAGGAAGTAGCGGTCGTGGGTCACGAAGATGACGGCACCGGGGAAAGTCTTCAGATAGTCCTCCAGCCAGCGGATGGACTCCGCGTCCAGATGGTTGGTCGGCTCGTCCAGCAGCAGGAGATCCGGCTGGCAGGCGAGCGCACGGCAGAGCGCGACGCGGCGTTTCTCACCACCGGAAAGCGGGGCGACGGGAGCGTCAAGCGGCGGCGCACCGAGGGCGGTGACGGTCGCCTTGATGCGGGCATCGAGGTTCCACCCATCCGTGTGGTCGATGAAATGGAGGAGATCCGCCAGTTCCGCCTCGGAACCATCGCCGTTCTCATAGCGGCGGATGGCGTCCACGATGTCAGCCGCTCCGGCTGCGATGTTCTCGTGGACGGAGAGGGTGGGATCCAGTTCGAACTCCTGCGGCAGATAGCCGACGCGGATGCCACGGCGCAGGGAGATGTCCCCGGAGTCCGCCTTCTGCTGGCCGGTGAGGATCTTCAGCAGGGAGGTCTTTCCGCAGCCATTCCGCCCGACAAGGCCGACCTTCTCTCCGGCGGAAACCGCGAGCGTCACGCCATCGAGGAGGTTCTGGTATCCGTAGGACAGGCGGATTTCGTTGGCGGAAAGCAGGGACATGGACGGCGGAGGTTGCCTGCGAAGCGGGGAAACGTCCATCGCGGAGATGCGGGAGATCGGTGCGACATTCCATGGAGGCAGTGGTTGCCGCGTCCCGCGGCAGTTTTCCTCCGCAGATGGATTTCAAATGGTCGGGGCGGCGGGATTGCCTGCGCTTCGCTCCGGCCAAGCGGGATGCGGCTTCGCCGATTTTTCTCTGAGGATGCTGCGAGCATCCGGAGGCTTTCGAACCCGACTCCGCTTCGCTGAGTTTGGGTTCTCGTCCCGCCTCGGGCAGAATGGGCGGGTGGAGTTGCAGGGTCGGACGGGTGGTTCCCTGCGGATGATTTCCGAATGGTCGGGGCGGCGGGATTCGAACCCACGGCCTCTTCGTCCCGAACGAAGCGCGCTACCAGGCTGCGCCACGCCCCGACACTTTCGGCGTTCTTCCCAAGGGGAACTGTCCGGCCCCAATCTTGGAATTTTCGCCGCCGGTGCAAGCGGAAATTTTCGCTGTAGCGGTACCGGAATCGCTATCTCGTGGCCGCGTTTTCAGGGGAAGAAATGCCGGAGCGCTTCCATGGCTCCGTGGGCGTGGGCGGTGGTGCAGGGGTAGCCGCCGGTGGCGGCGATTTTCCGGCGGATGGCCTCGACGGCGTTGGCCGGGCAGGCGGCCATGCCGGCGTGGGCGGGGTCGAGCATTTCGAGGTCGTTGTGGCTGTCACCGATGGCGAAGCAGCGGTTCGGGCCTAGGCCGTTGAGGCGGGCGATCTCGGAAAGGCTGCTGCCTTTCTGGTAGTCCCGGTGGCCGAAGCGGAGGTAGATGGAGTTGCGCTGCCAGCCGAGGCGTGGCTCCGCCGCTGCCAGCGGGGTGATACGGCTGAGGATCCATTCCATCTCCTCATCGCTCTGGGAGATGATGCCGGCGGGGTCGCCCTGCAGCTCGATCCACTGCGCGCCGGTGTTTTCCTCAACTTCCTTGCGGATGGTCTTGAGGAGCTTTTTGGTGCTTTTGAAAAGCCGGTGGATTTCCTTCTCGCAGGTCTTGTTCCACTTTTCATGGGGCAGCCAGCGACCGAAGGGATTGGGGAAATAGATCTCACGTTCCCGGGCGACGACGTAGTCGGGGAGGAAGGGGAAGCGGCTTTCGATGAAGCCCTCCACCATCTGCGCCATGGACCGCCCGGTGTTGATGCCCCAGACCGCGCCGTGGGTCCCGCGCAGCGACTCGATGAGCGTGAAGAACTCTCCGGGCACCGGAGGCTCCGCCGCGGGATCGTGGAGGGTGCCGTCGAAGTCGAATGACAGGATGGCGGAGGGGGAGATGGGTGGCAGGGCTCGCATGGTGGGACGCGCTCAAAGGTCGATGGCATCCACCACGCTGTCCACGATGGAATGGACGATGTCCGTGGAGAGGTGGTCCGCCATCCCGGAGAGCGTCCGGCGCATGCCGAGCAGGGAGAACACGATGAGGAAGCCGCCAGTGATGATTTCCACCAAACGGATCCAGTCCTCCTCGAATGGCCATCCGGTGCCGGCGGACACCAACAGCAGCACCGCGGCAACCCCCATGGCGATGCGGGGGGAGGCGGGAAGGACCTGGACCTTCAGCGAGAGGATCTCCTCCCGCCGGAGGGAATGGTGGAGTTTCCCCGATTTCCTGATGGCCGCCTTTACCGCGCGGCGTCGGATTGACTCTACCCGGGCGGCTTTCATCGGGTGTGTGAGGATGCGTCCGGCTCAATCGACCGGACGGCCCTTCCGGGCGAGCCAGATAGGCTGGAGGCGCGGCTTCTTCGCGTTCGGGGAGACGGGGACGGTGTGTTCCGCCACGTCGAATCCCGCCTGTTGCAGGCGCTTGTAGATCATCGCGTTCGGACGGGAGCTGGCAATGGCCAGCAGGCCGCCGGGCTGGAGCGCTTGATAGGCGGCGGCGAGCCACGAGCGGTCCTCCGGCCACGGGCGGTTCTTCGGATTGAGGGGGGCGGCATCCATATGGATGAGGACGGCGTGCAGGGTGCCGCTCTGGCGGGCCAGCGCGGACGGTCCGACATCCGTCTCCAGGGAGACGCGGGCGTCCGTCTTGAACGCGCCGTCCGGGATGTGACGATGATGCCACGCGGGAATCTCCGGAAGCGGCTCGATCACGGTGAAGCTGCCGCGCTTCTGCGGCAGTTCCTTCGTGATGGCGTCGAGCGCCTGGCCGAGTCCGAGTCCGATCAGCCAGATCTTCGGCTGCCGGGCGGGGCGGAATGGCGCTGCAGCGAGGAATGCCAGCTCCTTTTCCGCCGCGGCGGTGGATGGTCCACAGATCTGCTGGCCATGGACTAACAGATAGAGCCGGCCGTCATGTTCCTGGAGGAGGAGGTTCGTCCCGTCCTGCAGCGTGGTTTCTTCGAGGTTGTTTCTTGGCTTCATCGAGCTTGCGGCTTGCTTTCTTGACGCAGTTCTAGTAGATGGCGGGTACTATGTCCACAGAACCTGCTACTCCCGTGCCGGGTGCCGACAAGAAAGTCGTCGCCGGAATCCTCGCCATCCTGCTGGGCGGCTTCGGCGTCCACAAGTTTTACCTCGGCTACACGAAGGAGGGGGTGATCCAGCTCCTGCTGAGCCTCGTCTGCATCGGTGGCATCATCGGTATCATCGAGGGGATCATCTATCTGACCAAGAGCGACTCGGAGTTCGTCGCGACCTACATCACCGGCCGCAAGGGCTGGTTCTGACGCCCCGGAGAGGGCTGTTCGGTTTTTGACCTGTTTTCCAAAATGAAAACCCCGGCCGGATGGCCGGGGTTTTTCGGTATGGGTTTTTCAACAACAGATCGTTTCCGGAATCAAAGGCTGGCCTTGAGGACGGAGGATGGCTTGAAGCCGACGGACTTGGAGGCGGCGATCTTCATGGACTCTCCGGTCTTCGGGTTGCGGCCCTGGCGTGCGGCGCGCTTTTTCACCTCGAAGGTGCCGAAACCGATGATCTGGACCTTCTTGTCTTTCTTGATGCCCTTGGCGATGGAGTCGAGGACGGCCTCGACGGCTTCGTCGGCGGCGCGCTTGGTGACGTCTTTTCCGAGGGCTTTCTGGACGGCTTCTACGAGTTCGGCTTTGTTCATGGCAGACGTGTTTGTGAGAAGGGCCCGGAAAATTGGCAAGAGAAAAGCTGATAGCCCGCGGGAGAATTTTTCCTAGAGGCTGCTTGACTTTCAGGGGGGGAGGGACGTATGCGCGGCCCTCCGGGCGGGGCGGGGAGGGGATCGCGGGGGCGGCGCTGTTTCTGTTAGATTCTGTTAGATCGGGGGTGCCTGGATGAAGCGCGGGTGGCTTGACCGCCGTGCCAGCATGTGGGGATGCAGGGTACGCCACACGGGCCTGATGTCCTGGAGCGCGGGGTGTCCGCGGTCCAGGCCGCGGCGCGCGCGGTGCCGGAGGCGGATGAGCTGGATGCGGAGCTGTCCGCCGCGGAGCGTGCGGCCGCGCGGGGGTATTTCCTGCCGGATGAGGATGATGCGGTGAGACTACGGTATTTCCAGTATTTGTCCGTGCGGGGGGCGCTGCTGGTGACGCTGGAGGACCTGGCGGAGGCCGCGGGGACGGGCGGTGGTGACTGGCGTGGCAGGCTGCCCGTGTTCGTGACGGCGTTCGCCGCGGCCTGCGTGCTGATGCGCGCGTCCGGGTACGTGGTGAGGCTGGCGAAGGACCGGCCGGTGGTGTGGAAGAAGCTGGATGAGGGGAATGAGGCGGCTGGCATCCCGCGGAAGACGTTCACCGCCCTGTACAAGTCCGTCTCGTCCCGGAGGAACTGGCAGCGCTTCATCGCCGCGGCGGATTTCTATTTCCGGAACCGGGATGAAATCAGATCCCTGGCGGCGGATCCGGTGGTGGGGCGGATGGTCCTGTTGCTGGAAACGGAGGAGCCCACGATCGAGCGGCGGCGGCGGGAGGCGCTGAAGCGCTTCATTTCCTACCGCTGGTTTTCCTTCCTGAGGAGGCACCGCTCCGCGTGGCGGCAGGTGATGTTCGGGCTGTTCAAGGTATCCGGCAGTGCCATCGCGGAGCTGAGACAGCCGGGTATCAAGCCATCCGGGGCGCCAAAACGGATCTCAGACCGTCTGCGGGAGGAGGTGCTGGCGAAGGCGAAGCCGGGGGACGTCTTCGTCACGCGGCACGATGATGCGGTAAGCAACCTTTTCCTCCCCGGATTCTGGCCACACGCCGCACTTTATCTGGGTACCTCCGCGGAGTTGCGGGATCTCGGGCTCGCTCCCGGCCTGCCGGAAGATGGCTCCCGGTGGTTCCTGGAGGCGAAGAAAGATGGCGTGCGGCTCCGGGATTGCGCGGAAACCCTCGCGGTGGATGCCTGCGTCCTGCTGAGATCCCCGCTCGGCCCGGATGAACTGGCGGTCGCGGTGCGGCGGGCGCTGCTCCACGAGGGGAAGCCCTACGATTTCCTCTTCGACTACCGTT comes from the Luteolibacter sp. SL250 genome and includes:
- a CDS encoding transposase; translation: MIVQNALLFFDNERYRLMEWCIMPNHVHVLIKTMEGYSLDQIVRSWKGFTARKINGLKGLTGTLWQREYHDRYIRDLDHLANARLYIRNNPVKAGLCGKPEEWPWGSAGFSGHEPV
- a CDS encoding ABC-F family ATP-binding cassette domain-containing protein produces the protein MSLLSANEIRLSYGYQNLLDGVTLAVSAGEKVGLVGRNGCGKTSLLKILTGQQKADSGDISLRRGIRVGYLPQEFELDPTLSVHENIAAGAADIVDAIRRYENGDGSEAELADLLHFIDHTDGWNLDARIKATVTALGAPPLDAPVAPLSGGEKRRVALCRALACQPDLLLLDEPTNHLDAESIRWLEDYLKTFPGAVIFVTHDRYFLDVIATRIIEIDNGKAYSHPGNYTAYLESKAVRQQIAEQTERRRQRFLRTELEWVRSGVKARGTKSRHRMDQFYAIEGLEAPPEEREMDLLIPPAPDLGNVVVELEGAGVNVGTAAHPRWLFRHLDFSLRPGQCTGIVGRNGVGKTTLLKLCLGQIQPTEGSAETGKRVKVNYIDQTRMQLDGTGSLLDEISDGNEKVQFGNQTLGARSYLRRFLFNDQRINERVDLLSGGERARLMLAKVLKNGGNLIVLDEPTNDLDLQSLRMLEEALADFDGSVLVVSHDRYFLDRICDQIISFEDDGVTVQAGNYSYYLEKRQAREAAQRAQAAAYAQLTASKQKAAASSGKPRKLTLAERKELESIEDTILAAEEDVSALEAQLNDPEFQAKNFNDIPALVEKLDAAKAKTAAIYARWEELETIAGSAGLQTGS
- a CDS encoding HAD hydrolase family protein; protein product: MRALPPISPSAILSFDFDGTLHDPAAEPPVPGEFFTLIESLRGTHGAVWGINTGRSMAQMVEGFIESRFPFLPDYVVAREREIYFPNPFGRWLPHEKWNKTCEKEIHRLFKSTKKLLKTIRKEVEENTGAQWIELQGDPAGIISQSDEEMEWILSRITPLAAAEPRLGWQRNSIYLRFGHRDYQKGSSLSEIARLNGLGPNRCFAIGDSHNDLEMLDPAHAGMAACPANAVEAIRRKIAATGGYPCTTAHAHGAMEALRHFFP
- a CDS encoding TM2 domain-containing protein encodes the protein MSTEPATPVPGADKKVVAGILAILLGGFGVHKFYLGYTKEGVIQLLLSLVCIGGIIGIIEGIIYLTKSDSEFVATYITGRKGWF
- a CDS encoding HU family DNA-binding protein; this translates as MNKAELVEAVQKALGKDVTKRAADEAVEAVLDSIAKGIKKDKKVQIIGFGTFEVKKRAARQGRNPKTGESMKIAASKSVGFKPSSVLKASL
- a CDS encoding YiiX/YebB-like N1pC/P60 family cysteine hydrolase; this translates as MQGTPHGPDVLERGVSAVQAAARAVPEADELDAELSAAERAAARGYFLPDEDDAVRLRYFQYLSVRGALLVTLEDLAEAAGTGGGDWRGRLPVFVTAFAAACVLMRASGYVVRLAKDRPVVWKKLDEGNEAAGIPRKTFTALYKSVSSRRNWQRFIAAADFYFRNRDEIRSLAADPVVGRMVLLLETEEPTIERRRREALKRFISYRWFSFLRRHRSAWRQVMFGLFKVSGSAIAELRQPGIKPSGAPKRISDRLREEVLAKAKPGDVFVTRHDDAVSNLFLPGFWPHAALYLGTSAELRDLGLAPGLPEDGSRWFLEAKKDGVRLRDCAETLAVDACVLLRSPLGPDELAVAVRRALLHEGKPYDFLFDYRFQDVVACTEVIYRGFHGVGVVVFHLEEVGGRLCLPAEEMLNQALDVGFKVIAAAGIGGGKVLTGMKAEVAFHGSRQPL